In one window of Chryseobacterium phocaeense DNA:
- a CDS encoding bacteriocin-like protein, with the protein MRNLKKLSRNQMKALSGAVAAPCDGWKLCHANDDGSYGWGMCPPSTGGTSCHNYACGGGFWC; encoded by the coding sequence ATGAGAAATTTAAAAAAACTTTCAAGAAACCAAATGAAGGCACTAAGCGGAGCAGTAGCAGCTCCTTGTGACGGATGGAAATTATGTCACGCTAATGACGACGGAAGCTATGGCTGGGGAATGTGTCCGCCTTCAACAGGAGGTACCAGCTGCCATAATTATGCCTGCGGTGGCGGATTTTGGTGCTAA
- a CDS encoding putative quinol monooxygenase, with the protein MNLHIVALFKFNENYLMDAVELFQKLVKETRKEEGCLQYDLIEDKDNKGTFFLVELWETVDHHTRHNGQDHLLDFRKEASKMMESSAEVYKGFKIY; encoded by the coding sequence ATGAATTTACATATCGTAGCGCTTTTTAAGTTTAATGAAAACTATTTGATGGACGCTGTGGAACTTTTTCAAAAACTTGTGAAGGAAACCAGAAAAGAAGAAGGCTGCCTTCAGTACGACCTTATAGAAGATAAAGATAATAAAGGAACATTCTTCTTGGTTGAACTTTGGGAAACCGTAGACCACCACACCAGACACAATGGACAGGACCATTTACTGGATTTCAGAAAAGAGGCTTCAAAAATGATGGAAAGCTCGGCGGAGGTGTATAAGGGGTTTAAGATTTATTGA
- a CDS encoding sulfite exporter TauE/SafE family protein: MIISRKIQIRLNVFLVTAAVLLITVLSMHELGYTDELLNILAKDNYIFYWMMLVGVFAEIVAGSMGMGYGVICTTTLLFLNIPPHIVSASIHSAESFTTAAGSLSHIKLKNVSKSLVKKLAVPAVIGAVIGAVSLTYLGEYYAKITKTIIAFYTLYLGIQILSNAFKEKQDRAMKRKTNLTRLGVIGGFIDSFAGGGWGPLVTGTLIKNAFTPRFAVGSSTVAKFILTITAAVTFFLTLGIQHWNIILGLLIGGIITAPFSAMLTAKLPVKKMFLVIGILVIVMSCITIYKSVFK, encoded by the coding sequence ATGATTATTTCAAGAAAAATTCAGATAAGGCTCAATGTATTCCTGGTTACAGCTGCTGTATTGCTGATCACTGTTTTATCCATGCACGAATTGGGGTACACAGATGAACTGCTGAATATTCTGGCCAAAGACAACTATATTTTTTACTGGATGATGCTGGTAGGTGTTTTTGCAGAGATTGTGGCCGGGTCAATGGGAATGGGCTATGGGGTAATCTGTACAACAACGCTTTTATTTCTGAATATCCCGCCTCATATCGTAAGTGCCAGTATCCATTCTGCGGAAAGCTTTACGACGGCTGCAGGAAGCCTGAGCCATATTAAACTTAAAAACGTAAGCAAAAGTCTGGTGAAAAAATTGGCGGTTCCGGCTGTGATCGGGGCTGTGATCGGTGCGGTGAGCCTAACGTATCTGGGTGAATATTATGCCAAGATCACAAAGACCATTATTGCTTTTTACACTCTGTATCTGGGAATTCAGATTCTTTCCAATGCTTTTAAAGAGAAACAGGACCGGGCCATGAAGAGAAAAACTAATCTCACCCGGCTTGGAGTGATAGGAGGATTCATAGATTCATTTGCCGGTGGAGGCTGGGGACCTTTGGTAACAGGAACTCTGATCAAGAATGCATTTACACCCAGATTTGCTGTTGGAAGTTCCACAGTTGCCAAATTTATTCTGACGATAACCGCAGCAGTCACTTTTTTCCTTACACTCGGAATTCAGCACTGGAACATTATTCTGGGTCTTCTGATTGGTGGAATTATCACGGCTCCTTTCTCTGCCATGCTTACGGCTAAACTGCCTGTGAAGAAGATGTTTCTGGTGATCGGAATCCTGGTTATTGTGATGAGTTGTATAACTATTTATAAATCAGTTTTTAAATAA
- a CDS encoding RrF2 family transcriptional regulator: MLSKKSQYAFKALSYLVEKRNDGPVLISEIAEHKKIPLKFLENILLELKKADILDSKKGKGGGYFFRENPENVKLAKIIRLVNGPIAMLPCVSLNFYEKCEDCNEDHCGLHDVLIEVRDASLNILEKKTLMDLVD; the protein is encoded by the coding sequence ATGCTTTCAAAAAAATCCCAATATGCTTTTAAAGCGCTTTCATACCTGGTAGAAAAAAGGAATGATGGCCCGGTTCTTATATCCGAAATTGCGGAACATAAAAAGATCCCTTTGAAATTTTTAGAGAATATCCTGCTGGAATTAAAAAAAGCAGATATTCTGGACAGTAAAAAAGGAAAAGGAGGGGGCTATTTCTTCCGTGAAAATCCGGAAAATGTGAAATTGGCCAAGATCATCCGTTTGGTTAATGGCCCAATCGCCATGCTGCCATGTGTCAGTCTGAATTTCTACGAAAAATGTGAAGATTGCAATGAAGACCACTGTGGGCTGCACGATGTGCTCATTGAGGTTCGTGACGCGTCACTGAATATTCTCGAGAAAAAAACGCTGATGGATCTGGTGGATTAA
- a CDS encoding T9SS type A sorting domain-containing protein: MKTKLLLTSLFALSVQQTVLAQTDANGYTTVNMSMGASYQNRVFFDLSANNVVSQPANSWDVAFYRASATNFGTRVNDAYDIKVYQASANPADWNSITTNSIATYGAPLFNLDNTTSIQEGAFEQGSAAYGWGAYNPGNHHIEGKVIFIMQYASGASVKFMIEDYYGGYTFKYAKWNTATSSWDATQTKTVANGSDDAYFNYFSFTTGEKVPNLEPARASWDLMFTRYYTDYAYVDPQGNPQTMKYRMAGVIQNPNITVAKVRPETQETAVSTIPAANAFSSNITAIGHSWKPTSGVYNDAVYYIKQGSDYYRLYFISNEGMQTGNMYFKYKKITATLGITEVSKKASFGIYPNPTAADKKVTVLFDVKEKADNKGSIEVYDLTGKKVHSAELTNQAGLYKQDLNLSHLTAGNYLVKITFGGSTETKKLIVK, encoded by the coding sequence ATGAAAACAAAACTACTTTTGACTTCTTTGTTTGCACTATCGGTTCAACAAACAGTACTGGCACAAACAGATGCCAATGGATATACTACGGTTAATATGTCTATGGGAGCCAGCTACCAGAACCGTGTATTTTTCGATTTAAGTGCCAACAATGTAGTATCACAGCCTGCCAATTCATGGGATGTAGCTTTTTACAGAGCATCTGCAACAAACTTTGGTACAAGGGTTAATGACGCCTATGATATAAAGGTATACCAGGCATCTGCCAATCCTGCGGACTGGAACAGCATCACAACTAACAGTATTGCTACTTATGGCGCTCCTCTTTTTAATCTTGACAATACCACATCTATACAGGAAGGGGCTTTTGAACAGGGCTCTGCAGCATATGGATGGGGAGCATATAACCCTGGAAATCACCACATAGAAGGAAAGGTGATCTTTATTATGCAGTACGCTTCAGGAGCATCTGTTAAATTTATGATTGAAGATTACTACGGGGGTTACACTTTTAAATACGCAAAATGGAATACCGCTACTTCTTCCTGGGATGCCACACAGACAAAAACAGTTGCCAACGGATCGGATGATGCTTATTTCAATTATTTCTCATTTACTACAGGAGAAAAGGTTCCCAATCTTGAACCTGCCAGAGCAAGCTGGGATTTAATGTTCACAAGATATTATACAGATTATGCTTATGTCGATCCACAGGGAAATCCACAGACCATGAAATACAGAATGGCCGGGGTTATCCAAAACCCTAACATCACGGTAGCAAAAGTAAGACCTGAGACCCAGGAAACTGCAGTATCTACTATTCCGGCTGCTAATGCATTCTCCAGTAATATCACGGCTATCGGTCATTCATGGAAGCCAACTTCAGGCGTGTATAACGATGCTGTATATTATATCAAACAGGGTTCAGACTATTACAGATTGTATTTTATTTCCAATGAAGGTATGCAAACCGGTAATATGTATTTCAAATACAAAAAGATCACAGCTACCTTGGGAATCACGGAAGTAAGCAAAAAAGCGTCATTCGGGATCTATCCAAACCCTACGGCTGCTGACAAAAAAGTGACTGTCCTGTTCGATGTTAAAGAAAAAGCGGATAACAAGGGAAGCATTGAAGTATATGACCTTACCGGTAAAAAAGTACACAGTGCAGAACTTACCAACCAGGCAGGCTTATACAAGCAGGACCTTAACCTGTCTCATCTTACAGCCGGAAACTATCTGGTAAAAATTACATTCGGGGGCAGCACGGAAACAAAAAAACTCATTGTAAAATAA
- a CDS encoding DUF2314 domain-containing protein, producing MEENSFIFTDGQDPKMIEAYEKARETFKYFWREQSWENRRIIPALDLSCVKASFSEKDAETGEDIVEHMWINEIDFDGETVSGFLINEPNKLTNIKAGDYFEIPLSEISDWLFAITPDVKKPKGLSKLFSSSESPLPRTYGGFTIHKMRADMPENERKEHDDAWQLDFGDFNDILIVNGQKEHPENLTEHPMSKNMNGEFQKFFQEYPEELTNTDENGLTLLHRETIAGNLTSVKIALEAGVDKNARSGKGKTALDYAKQLKWEHIIPVLEN from the coding sequence ATGGAAGAGAATTCCTTTATATTCACTGACGGACAGGATCCCAAGATGATTGAAGCCTATGAAAAAGCAAGAGAAACCTTTAAATATTTCTGGAGGGAGCAATCCTGGGAAAACAGAAGAATTATTCCGGCACTTGATCTTTCCTGTGTAAAAGCATCATTCAGTGAAAAAGATGCTGAAACGGGAGAAGATATTGTTGAACATATGTGGATTAACGAAATTGATTTCGATGGTGAAACGGTGAGCGGATTTCTCATCAATGAACCAAATAAGCTTACGAATATCAAAGCCGGGGATTATTTTGAAATTCCGCTCAGTGAGATCAGCGATTGGTTGTTTGCGATTACTCCTGACGTAAAAAAACCAAAAGGTCTTTCAAAATTGTTCTCTTCCTCCGAAAGTCCTTTACCTAGAACTTACGGCGGATTTACCATCCATAAAATGCGGGCCGATATGCCTGAAAATGAAAGAAAGGAGCACGATGATGCCTGGCAGCTGGATTTCGGAGATTTCAATGATATTTTAATCGTGAACGGACAAAAGGAGCACCCCGAAAACCTGACGGAGCATCCTATGAGCAAAAATATGAATGGCGAATTCCAGAAATTCTTTCAGGAATACCCGGAAGAGCTGACCAATACGGATGAAAACGGGCTGACGCTTCTGCACAGGGAAACCATTGCAGGAAACCTGACCTCAGTGAAAATTGCTCTGGAAGCCGGAGTTGATAAAAATGCAAGATCAGGGAAAGGAAAAACGGCCCTTGACTATGCGAAACAGCTGAAATGGGAACATATTATTCCGGTTTTGGAGAATTAA
- a CDS encoding DUF4268 domain-containing protein, whose translation MFSKQEAQQLKKEFWTAFGKSFPRKWLLYDTKIKDLSFKFYADNKKAEVSLDIEMKDEIFRNAYYEKIWSLEDILKDFIGDFQKEEYYTLDNGKIISRIWTEKQNVSIFNKNTWQEIFEFFQEKMDGFEQFYYEYEDFIKDV comes from the coding sequence ATGTTCAGTAAACAGGAAGCACAACAGTTAAAAAAGGAGTTTTGGACGGCATTTGGAAAATCTTTTCCGAGAAAATGGCTTTTGTATGATACCAAAATCAAGGATCTTTCATTTAAATTCTATGCTGATAATAAAAAAGCAGAGGTTTCTCTGGATATAGAAATGAAGGATGAAATTTTCAGGAATGCTTACTATGAAAAGATCTGGTCTCTGGAAGATATTCTGAAAGATTTTATTGGTGATTTTCAAAAGGAAGAATATTATACGCTTGATAATGGAAAAATAATCAGCAGGATCTGGACTGAAAAACAGAATGTTTCCATATTCAATAAAAACACCTGGCAGGAAATTTTCGAATTTTTCCAGGAAAAAATGGATGGCTTTGAACAGTTTTACTATGAATATGAAGACTTCATCAAGGATGTGTAA